A stretch of Saccharomyces eubayanus strain FM1318 chromosome III, whole genome shotgun sequence DNA encodes these proteins:
- the RBP95 gene encoding RNA-binding ribosome assembly factor RBP95 has protein sequence MSESHIPAWKRIALKQKSTENQNEVNEQNQSNIVDDDPLNITTHLSTGNLTKKEKRRIINGENKLPTKKEKRVSKPGSKKKEKLSREEKNSKKSKILKDQLRYLIEFFKTKSETKFPHSVLELESVKENYGDSLNKVISAESGVVEVWKFSKQKQNWLIKHLFNLDEIPSVYNDLLLLYFKDLQGRSKDELISKCQEKLKQWNDYAEDQEEKIKALVEGEKTSEQSKEENTDDSKEDDEAVKEEQKVEVQMPNKELVQRSLELLETWKDDSSKTIELKNFSIDN, from the coding sequence ATGTCTGAAAGTCATATTCCTGCTTGGAAGAGAATTGCTCTAAAGCAAAAGAGTAcagaaaaccaaaatgaaGTCAACGAGCAAAATCAATCTAATATAGTAGATGATGATCCGTTAAATATTACCACACATTTATCTACCGGTAACTTAAcaaagaaggagaaaagaCGAATCATTAATGGCGAAAATAAATTACCTACCAAAAAGGAGAAACGTGTGTCCAAACCAGGttcgaaaaagaaggaaaaattatcaagagaagaaaagaactcaaaaaagagtaaaaTTCTTAAAGACCAGCTACGTTACTTAATAGAGTTCTTCAAAACTAAGTCAGAAACAAAATTCCCACACTCTGTTTTAGAATTGGAAAGTGTGAAGGAAAACTATGGCGATTCTTTAAATAAGGTTATATCAGCAGAATCTGGTGTTGTTGAAGTTTGGAAGTTTTCtaaacaaaagcaaaattgGCTCATCAAGCATCTTTTTAATTTAGATGAAATTCCATCTGTGTACAATGATCTTTTGCTATTATATTTCAAGGATCTACAAGGAAGATCAAAAGATGAACTAATATCGAAATGtcaagaaaaactaaaacaGTGGAATGATTATGCagaagatcaagaagaaaaaataaaagcgCTAGttgaaggagaaaaaactaGTGAACAGTCTAAGGAGGAAAACACGGATGACAGTaaggaagatgatgaagccgtaaaagaagaacaaaaagtTGAGGTACAAATGCCCAATAAAGAGCTTGTGCAAAGAAGTTTGGAATTATTAGAGACTTGGAAGGATGACAGCTCGAAAACAATTGAGctaaaaaacttttctatCGACAATTAA